GATTGACACTAAAAAAGCCATTTTTTCTTTTTGTTTTTTAATCGCAATAATCATCATTGGCACCATAAATACAAACGCCAATAATAAAACCGGAATATAAAGCTTCCAGTGCATTTCTGCGGCTAACCCATCTTTAATAAGTTCAGCCGGCAGCGCAACAAACACCGCCGTTAAAGTTAAGTGAAGTAACATCACACCTAAATTTAAACGCACTAATTGCGGGTGTTTCACTAGGTTTTTTATATCGTTCAAAGAGGCTGATGTATCGCCTTTTGGTGCACGGTTTACCGCGGTTGGTACCACAGTTAACACTATAAAAATACCCAACACAGCCAAACATGCCGTCAGCCAAAATATACCACTCACGCCAAACGATGCCGCAATCATTGGGCCTAGCAACATGGCCGCAGCAAAGCTAAGGCCAATACACATACCAATAACAGCCATCACTTTAGGACGTTGCTCATCACGGCTTAAATCGGCCGCTAGCGCCAATACAGCGGCGGCAATTGCGCCCATTCCCTGTAATGCACGCCCTAGGGTTACGGTGTAAATTGATTCGGCCATAGCCGCTATCACCGAGCCAATCGCAAACATAATTAAGCCCGCTACAATCACCCATTTACGGCCAAATTTATCTGATAACCAGCCCATAGGAATTTGTAAAAGCGCTTGTGTTAAGCCATATGCGCCTATCGCAA
This region of Pseudoalteromonas spongiae UST010723-006 genomic DNA includes:
- a CDS encoding MFS transporter produces the protein MSASSLNALEKRTAVSLACVFAFRMLGLFMLMPVLAIYGTELEGFSPLWIGIAIGAYGLTQALLQIPMGWLSDKFGRKWVIVAGLIMFAIGSVIAAMAESIYTVTLGRALQGMGAIAAAVLALAADLSRDEQRPKVMAVIGMCIGLSFAAAMLLGPMIAASFGVSGIFWLTACLAVLGIFIVLTVVPTAVNRAPKGDTSASLNDIKNLVKHPQLVRLNLGVMLLHLTLTAVFVALPAELIKDGLAAEMHWKLYIPVLLLAFVFMVPMMIIAIKKQKEKMAFLVSIALIVASLMSLSLFGSSALIIGVCMLIYFIAFNFLEATMPALVARISPAGQKGSAMGAFSSTQFLGAFLGGIIGGYFAQVSDAQTVFAAATLVGVIWFAIAWGMEVPPKSKLISLLTELQGEKENFDPEKAAEKLANDLADLPGVLETTVVLEENRTYLKVKESEFDLQQAKAVAGIV